The following proteins come from a genomic window of Acidobacteriota bacterium:
- a CDS encoding acyl-CoA thioesterase yields the protein MPMIELQRRIRWADADAAGRLYFPRIFDYVSEAETEIFRMLGINMSNYSEYGFPRKHAEAAFHRILALDAPFTLRVTVGKLGHSSIRYEFQAFADEACTELAFDGSMTVVVVKDGKPHEIPAELRARLS from the coding sequence ATGCCCATGATTGAATTGCAGCGCCGCATACGTTGGGCGGATGCTGATGCCGCCGGACGGCTCTACTTCCCGCGCATCTTCGATTACGTCAGCGAAGCTGAAACGGAAATCTTCCGTATGCTCGGCATCAACATGTCGAACTATTCTGAGTACGGGTTCCCGCGCAAACACGCCGAAGCGGCGTTCCATCGCATCCTGGCGCTGGATGCGCCCTTCACCTTGCGCGTGACGGTCGGCAAGCTGGGGCACAGTTCGATCCGCTACGAGTTTCAGGCGTTCGCGGATGAGGCGTGTACCGAGTTGGCCTTTGATGGCTCGATGACCGTCGTGGTGGTGAAAGATGGCAAGCCGCACGAAATCCCGGCGGAGTTGCGCGCGAGGTTGTCGTGA